Proteins found in one Leguminivora glycinivorella isolate SPB_JAAS2020 chromosome 22, LegGlyc_1.1, whole genome shotgun sequence genomic segment:
- the LOC125238026 gene encoding uncharacterized protein LOC125238026 has protein sequence MCKRPAPECKQIAEENQLNNEAEEENDDNAMSEDEDDTYGSDSESSYSESSVNMRTESESDGESASAHRVTPDMVLLLMLKDKGAITEEKYAEKAEKCDRNFRSLIPYVPRSRRSSYEADDSNDEDENDAVETSNKNEVECDKDITKDIRSVENVGNENIIEGDSDSVKNDSNIALDVNNDLNCEEILLDKQKGSVSDNQTKCEVEEKIPIVPKLTCELNADSAIQDTNRDTMSESINLKSMNNDNDSQKQVENSIVEMKNKLEHNLVPVDNKITEPNLNAPKDLGNQVVSSKPEETKEGHNSEVEKRISLETILLQELNLLRGDNNNSIKDENEHLLKTKAKAKDADQNSKDENETNSLPKESTLESVEHKSKETSNNDNQSTNDLDLAKKSEKSKIENKNCQTESNSTGKLTKSFKYILKKLIRENRIPREDEDRINDAYGEDYGDHLLSFTNSLDTYYKNNTNIELSDDEYEEDINLREFAVFLNFYSPSSYKHILETYNTPLPDSKVLYSWYLKDDYYPGLTKQAFKILKEKSSVKKLTCTLMLIDVYLKNEGEYCDQVDYGQGENVDCEDKAVLAYVFVLVSVDEDWKMPIGYIFARNIPAETQAEYIRICLTHCHEAGADVVAVTLENPTPAEFLGCSFNNIRNLKTTFRHPSCDREVAVWIDPCLALKSARQTLKVKGVLKDHEGKKIRWNLIRKLQRMPTDHFIDMEDPEFYELKNHIAKIDLTVKTFSESLVTALSLAEKLLPDDFTDVEPTRRYIAFINLLYDILNTKVTVRMRDIAVKLQSAKNYLLHIFFNEENELTPLDRENLAWLPRRQGYRYFLKGEPICGFIGFLICIKSFKHLYSTLIKKEKRITGLDPQRLCKVQAENLVNNLRAYTWADPDSLSGDDFRRFYKNLFGYIEKNPQFSDKTVPLEHWPLTNNFSPMVTIKMTSGKRSYDDVYSGQYRLKKMKKTDDEKSDKCVRDLSKAMDAEIDLSVKKNMVGFLAGWIAAKFAKCLKCEDCINLVFSDNKLWFHKHITLSWIYALCLPSEEMFRICWECERALRLKGSLLRLKAWVLRRLASKFPWSRGPKISKHRPMHHIHLVRAVIGKYFALRVPTPFGKKDREKIVELYQQFTTVDSDASLDKYRIKNLEEWLDGSKEEVSDY, from the exons ATGTGCAAGCGCCCAGCCCCGGAGTGCAAGCAGATTGCAGAAGAAAATCAACTGAACAATGAAGCCGAAGAA GAAAATGATGACAATGCTATGAGTGAAGATGAAGATGATACCTACGGATCAGATTCTGAATCCTCCTACAGCGAGTCCAGTGTAAACATGAGAACAGAGTCGGAATCCGATGGAGAATCAGCCAGCGCACACAGAGTTACCCCTGACATGGTCCTCCTACTCATGCTCAAAGACAAAGGGGCTATAACGGAAGAAAAATATGCTGAGAAAGCTGAAAAATGTGATAGAAACTTTAGATCCTTGATTCCTTATGTTCCAAGATCACGAAGGTCTTCATATGAAGCTGATGATTCTAATGACGAAGATGAAAATGATGCTGTAGAAACTAGTaataaaaatgaggttgaaTGTGATAAAGATATAACAAAAGATATTAGATCTGTTGAAAACGTAGGAAATGAAAATATCATAGAAGGTGATTCTGATTCGGTTAAAAATGATTCAAATATTGCTTTAGATGTAAACAATGATCTCAATTGTGAAGAGATTTTATTAGATAAGCAAAAAGGAAGTGTAAGCGATAACCAAACGAAATGTGAAGTAGAAGAAAAAATACCAATTGTTCCAAAACTAACTTGCGAACTAAATGCAGACAGTGCAATTCAAGACACAAACAGAGATACTATGTCAGAAAGTATTAATTTAAAATCTAtgaataatgataatgatagtCAGAAGCAGGTTGAAAATAGCATCGTAGAGATGAAGAATAAACTAGAACATAACTTAGTACCAGTAGATAACAAAATAACAGAGCCAAACCTCAATGCGCCCAAAGACCTAGGCAACCAAGTTGTCTCATCAAAACCAGAAGAAACCAAAGAGGGTCACAATTCTGAAGTCGAAAAAAGAATAAGCCTCGAGACTATTCTTTTGCAAGAACTCAATTTGTTGCGTGgagataataataattcaatcaAGGACGAAAATGAACACTTATTAAAAACAAAAGCAAAAGCCAAAGATGCAGATCAGAACTCTAAAGACGAAAATGAAACTAACAGTCTTCCAAAAGAAAGTACTTTAGAATCAGTCGAGCACAAAAGTAAAGAGACAAGTAATAATGATAATCAAAGCACAAATGATCTTGACTTagcaaaaaaatctgaaaaatccaaaatagaaaataaaaattgtcaGACAGAATCGAATTCGACTGGCAAATTAACAAAAAGTTTCAAGTATATCCTAAAGAAGTTAATAAGAGAAAATCGCATCCCGAGAGAAGACGAAGATCGCATTAATGACGCATATGGAGAAGATTATGGAGATCATTTGCTATCGTTCACGAATTCTTTAGATACATACTataaaaacaatacaaatatAGAATTATCTGATGATGAATACGAAGAAGATATAAATCTTAGAGAATTTGCCGTCTTTCTAAACTTCTATTCGCCGTCATCTTATAAACATATCTTGGAAACCTATAATACTCCACTGCCAGATTCAAAAGTATTATACTCATGGTATTTGAAAGATGATTACTATCCAGGTCTGACAAAGCAAGCCTTTAAGATTTTAAAGGAAAAATCTTCAGTGAAAAAGCTGACTTGCACCTTGATGCTTATAGATGTATATTTGAAGAACGAAGGCGAATATTGTGACCAAGTTGATTATGGTCAAGGGGAGAATGTTGACTGTGAAGACAAAGCCGTGCTCGCTTATGTATTTGTGTTAGTAAGCGTGGATGAAGACTGGAAGATGCCGATCGGGTACATTTTCGCTCGGAATATACCGGCTGAGACGCAAGCAGAGTATATCCGGATCTGTTTAACACATTGCCACGAAGCCGGAGCGGATGTTGTAGCCGTCACATTAGAAAATCCTACCCCGGCAGAGTTCCTAGGATGCTCCTTTAATAATATCAGAAATTTAAAGACTACGTTTAGGCACCCATCTTGTGATCGAGAAGTGGCTGTTTGGATAGACCCCTGCTTGGCTCTCAAGAGCGCTCGTCAAACACTAAAAGTCAAAGGTGTTTTAAAAGATCATGAGGGCAAAAAAATTCGATGGAACTTAATAAGAAAACTGCAGCGAATGCCTACAGATCATTTCATTGATATGGAAGACCCGGAGTTTTACGAACTAAAAAATCATATCGCGAAGATCGACCTCACGGTGAAGACTTTCAGTGAGAGTTTGGTTACAGCTTTGAGTCTCGCTGAAAAGTTGCTTCCGGATGACTTCACGGATGTTGAACCGACGCGGAGATACATCGCGTTCATCAATTTGTTGTATGATATACTTAACACGAAGGTGACTGTTAGGATGCGCGATATTGCTGTGAAATTACAATCTGCAAAAAACTACCTGctgcatatattttttaatgaagaAAATGAACTGACGCCTTTGGATAGAGAGAATCTCGCGTGGCTACCACGCCGACAAGGCTACCGGTACTTTCTCAAAGGAGAACCGATCTGCGGGTTCATCGGGTTCCTGATCTGTATAAAGAGTTTCAAGCACTTATACTCCACTTTGATTAAAAAAGAGAAAAGAATCACCGGCCTAGATCCTCAGCGACTGTGCAAAGTGCAAGCGGAAAATTTGGTGAACAATCTAAGAGCATATACCTGGGCAGATCCTGACTCCTTATCCGGAGATGATTTCCGAAGATTCTATAAGAATTTATTTGGATATATTGAGAAAAATCCGCAgttttctgacaaaactgtccCGTTAGAACACTGGCCGTTGACAAACAATTTTTCTCCAATGGTGACCATCAAGATGACTTCAGGCAAGCGGTCTTATGATGATGTCTACTCCGGACAATACAGGCTTAAAAAGATGAAAAAGACTGATgatgaaaagtcagataaatGTGTCCGAGATTTGTCCAAAGCGATGGACGCAGAAATAGACTTATCGGTGAAAAAGAACATGGTCGGTTTCCTAGCGGGCTGGATCGCCGCTAAATTCGCAAAATGCTTGAAATGTGAAGACTGCATAAACTTGGTTTTTAGCGATAATAAACTCTGGTTTCACAAGCACATTACTCTCTCATGGATTTACGCGTTATGCTTGCCAAGCGAGGAAATGTTTAGGATCTGTTGGGAGTGCGAGCGAGCGCTCCGTTTGAAAGGGTCTCTTTTACGTCTTAAGGCGTGGGTGCTCCGCCGTCTAGCCTCGAAATTCCCCTGGTCTAGAGGTccaaaaatatctaaacacaGGCCTATGCATCACATTCACCTGGTGCGAGCTGTGATCGGGAAATACTTCGCGCTGCGGGTGCCGACGCCTTTCGGCAAGAAAGACAGAGAGAAGATTGTCGAGTTGTATCAACAGTTCACGACTGTAGATTCAGATGCGTCGTTGGACAAGTATAGAATTAAGAATTTGGAAGAATGGTTGGATGGTAGCAAGGAGGAGGTTTCAGATTATTAA